AAGGAGGGCATGCAGGCGGGGTGTCGACGTCATAGGGATCTGTGGAGGGTATCAGATTCTTTCAAAGAGGATACTCGACCCTTATGCCGTTGAATCACCCCATAGCGAGGTGGAGGGATTGGGTCTCCTTGATGTTGAGACATCCTTTGAAAGTGAAAAAATCACCTCTCAGGTGTCGGCAGGAATAGTAAAGGAGGAGGATTTCTTTTGTTGTAGCGGCTGTGATGGAGAAGAGGATATGGGGGCCTTGTGGGGGTATGAGATACATATGGGAACAAGTTCAGGTGATACAGGGCTGTTTCGTGTATCAAGAATCAGAAGAGATAGAGACGGGGTTCACCGGACGAATTCCGTTGTCGATGGATCTAAGAAAGACAACTGCTGGGGGACTTACCTGCACGGCCTGTTCGAGAACGACCGGTTCAGGCGGGAGGTTATCAATCATGCAAGGGCTGGGCAGGGCCTTGAGCCCCTGGGTATCCTGACAAGGTATAGGGAGATACGTTCTGCAAGGATTCAGGAGGTTTCCGAAATGATAAAAGAAAACATCGATATAGAGCGGATTATGGGCATTATCGGTATATGATAAGGCCGGAGCATATCCTTCTTGCTTTTGTTGTGGACCTTACCATCGGGGATCCGCGCTGGATTCCTCATCCGGTCGTTCTGATCGGGAACCTGGTTAACAGGCTGGAGAAGGCCTTGAGAAGAAAGGGGGATTCAACAGGGGTTGAGTATATCAAGGGAGGTCTTCTCGTCCTGATAACACTGTCTGTTACCCTGTTTTCCGTCTTTCTGTTTCTCTGGGCCGTTAGTCTTCTCGGAAGAAGTAGCGTGATTATATCCGGGGCATTGCTTGTCTACCTTGTTTCCACCACGATTGCAACGAGGGGGTTGATAACATCGGCAAGAAGCGTTGTCAGGGCATTGGAGGGGGAGGATATTAAGCGTGCCAGGGGAGATCTTGCCATGATAGTCGGACGTGATACCGGTCGACTTGACAGGAAGGGTATTCTTAAGGCAACCATTGAAACGCTTTCAGAGAATCTTTCCGATGGTGTAATTGCGCCGCTTTTTTACCTGACTGCAGGGGGGATTCCTCTTGCCATGCTGTATAAGGCGGTGAACACCATGGATTCGATTGTGGGGTACAGGAATGAAAGATACCGGTATTTTGGAATGATTGCCGCAAGGCTCGATGATGTTGCCAACTTTATTCCGGCACGGCTGACCGGTTTACTTATAGCAATCTCTGTTTTTCTCTTTGTATCGATGAGAAATATACGGGAGGCGGCCAGGCTTTCCGTCCGTTCGATCCGGACGATGTTCCGCGATGGCCGGAGGCATTCAAGTCCGAACAGCGGCGTCCCCGAGGCAGCTATGGCAGGTGCCCTCGGTGTGAGGCTTGGCGGCCCGTTACGATACAGTGGTGTAATTGTTGAGAAGCCCTATCTTGGTGTCGAGACCGGCCGGAGTTATATGCAGGCCTGTTATGATGCATTAAAAGTGGTTTTTGTTGCATCCTCCTTGGGCGTAATACTTTCTGCATCGGTTTTATATGTCATGTGATGTTGAATTGAACCTGCTACCCCGGATTTTGCTGCGGGGATGTTTATTCTACAGAGGGCAATGATGAAATATCTCAAAACAGCACACGGTGGAAACATTTACAGGTTCTCCGAAGAGACCGGGATTCCCTTGAGGGAGGTCATCGATTTCAGCGCCTCCATCAATCCCCTGGGGAGTCCGTGCTCTGTATTGGATGAGATTAAAGACAAGAGTGCCTTTCTTCACAACTACCCGGACCCTGAAGCAAGGGAACTCCGCCGCGGTATCTCGGAGTATTATGGTATAGCCCCGGAGCAGATTGTCTGCGGCAATGGCTGCACCGAGTTGATATACATGACTGTCCGTTCCCTGAAGCCGGAGAGGATCTTGATCCCGGCGCCTTCTTTTTCCGAATATGAAAGGGCCTCTAATACCCTTTCCGGTACCGCCGTAAAGAGGTATACAGCCAATGAAGAGAGGGGATACCGGATCGATGTCGGATCGTTTATCCATTCCATGGAAGACTGCGATCTTTCGTTTCTTTGTAACCCGAACAACCCAACGGGAAAAGTCATCCCCAGGGAGAGGATGATAGATATAATCGAGGCTGCTGAAGCATTACGGTGTTATCTTGTTGTTGATGAATCTTTTATGGATTTCTGTCCCGACCAGACGGTGATGGATCTGGTATCTGAATACGCTTATCTTATCGTGCTCCGTTCAATGACAAAGTTTTATGCCCTTCCCGGGCTGAGGATAGGCTATGGCCTGTTTCCTGTAGGTCTGTTGCCGGCGGTCTTAAAAAACAAGGAACCCTGGACAGTCAACTCACTTGCCATTGCCGCAGGTGTGGCGGCACTTAAGGATGAAGACTACAGGCGGGAAACATTAAGGGTCGTTAAAGAAGAAAAAAACTATATGGAAATGAAATTCAAGCAGACAGGCATCGGTTATTTTGAATCGGATGTGAATTACTACCTTGTAAAGATGGAGAGGTCCGTGGAGATCATGCAATACATGGCCCGGAAGGGGATCCTCCTCAGGAACTGTCTCAACTTTCTCCCGCTTAATGAGTCGTTTCTCAGGATAGCAGTTAAAAAAAGAGAGGATAATGAACGCTTCTTTACCGAGCTGATCAGTTATGAAAGGAATCGTTGTTGCAGGGACACATAGTGGTTGCGGGAAGACGACCGTAACACTCGCCCTCCTTTCCGTCCTTACGGACAGGGGGCTCAGGGTGCAATCCTACAAGGCAGGTCCTGATTATATAGATCCCGGGTTGCACCGGATGATTACAGGCCGGCCATCTCAAAATCTGGATCTCTGGATGTGCGGACGGGATGAGGTAATGCGTGTATTTGAAAGATACATGCAGGATGTTGATTTTGCAGTTGTTGAAGGTGTTATGGGCATGTATGACGGGGACTATAACACCGCCTTGCTTGCAGATGTGCTGGCCCTTCCCGTTTTACTTGTGGTTGACGCCTATGGCATGGCGGAAAGTGCAGGGGCCGTTGTGAGAGGATACAGCGAGTACGGGAAGGCATCCGGACGGCCCGGCGGTTATAAAGCTACCGGGAGTAATTCCGCTCCCATGATAGCCGGGGTCCTGTTTAACAGGGTTTCCTCAGAAGGACATTTCAGGAGGCTTAAGAGTTCTGTAAAGGGTATCCCCGTCATCGGGTATCTGCCGGCGGATAAGGAGTTCGGTATACCGGAACGACACCTGGGGCTGACGGTGGCAGAAGAAAATCCACTTTCTGATGAGAAGATCCGGAGACTTAACAGGACTTTTTCGGAGACCGTCGACATCGATTTACTGTTAAGTTCAATGCAGGAGGGCGATGCATCGGTAAAAAAAATACAAGAGCCCCCTGTAAAGAGCTTTTTTGTACCGGGCAAGGATAAGGGAAGAATAAGGATTGCAGTCGCCTATGACAAGGCCTTCTGCTTTTATTATGATTATAATCTCGATCTGCTTAGGGAAGAGGGGGCCGAGATTGTCCTGTTCAGTCCCTTGACTGACGAACAGGTTCCCGCCAATGTGGACCTGGTGTATATCGGGGGAGGATATCCGGAGATATTCTCAGAGCAGCTTTCCCTGAACAGGGCAATGATGGATTCATGCCGTGAATGGTCTCTGAAGGGCGGGGCCACCTATGCGGAATGCGGGGGGTTGATCTATCTCTCAAGAGCCGTCATCGATCTAAAGGGGATCTATTTCGGTATGGCCGACGTGTTTCCCTTTGAGATGGAGATGAAAAAAAAGCGGTCGTATCTGGGGTACAGGGAGGTGGAGGTCAGCGAGGAGGTGCTTTTCTATCCGGAAGGGGGGAGACTGAGAGGTCATGAGTTCCATTATTCAGAGATCAAAGGCGGGACAGACGACGTTGCTATGGAACAAAAAGGTATCTCTTGCGTATACAGGGTCCTTAACAAGCAAGGTGATGAGATAAAGTCAGAGGGATACAGAAGGTCAAATACCCTGGCAAGCTATATACACATCCATTTTGGAAGCAGTAAGCGCTTAAGGGAAGGAGTCAGGGAGTTCATTAAAAAACTGAAAGAGGTTATGTGAGATGGAGAAGATTTTTATTGTTTCTCAAGCCGGGGAAAGCGGCTATCGCGAGAGTATCGGCAGTATCGAAGAGACATTGCATTTTTGTTTACATCAAGACTGTGACGGGGACTGTGTAAACACAATATTCCTGGATGGGGATGACAGCAGTTTTTTTGACCCTCTGGAGGGTTATCTGGATAAGTGGACGGGGAGGGCGGTCTTCTTTCCCGTACTCCCGGAAGGGGAGAGGATAAAAAACTTGATCGGCAAGGCCAAGGAGCGGTTTCCTGAGGTGGAAATGCGTTCTTCCGGCTCAGAGGATTTTCTCGGAATTATCCGGCAGCTAAGGAATGAGACCCTGATGCCTGAGGAGATAGAAAAGCGGAGTTTTGCCATCCTCT
Above is a window of bacterium BMS3Abin08 DNA encoding:
- a CDS encoding cobalamin biosynthesis protein, with amino-acid sequence MIRPEHILLAFVVDLTIGDPRWIPHPVVLIGNLVNRLEKALRRKGDSTGVEYIKGGLLVLITLSVTLFSVFLFLWAVSLLGRSSVIISGALLVYLVSTTIATRGLITSARSVVRALEGEDIKRARGDLAMIVGRDTGRLDRKGILKATIETLSENLSDGVIAPLFYLTAGGIPLAMLYKAVNTMDSIVGYRNERYRYFGMIAARLDDVANFIPARLTGLLIAISVFLFVSMRNIREAARLSVRSIRTMFRDGRRHSSPNSGVPEAAMAGALGVRLGGPLRYSGVIVEKPYLGVETGRSYMQACYDALKVVFVASSLGVILSASVLYVM
- the cobD_2 gene encoding threonine-phosphate decarboxylase, whose product is MFILQRAMMKYLKTAHGGNIYRFSEETGIPLREVIDFSASINPLGSPCSVLDEIKDKSAFLHNYPDPEARELRRGISEYYGIAPEQIVCGNGCTELIYMTVRSLKPERILIPAPSFSEYERASNTLSGTAVKRYTANEERGYRIDVGSFIHSMEDCDLSFLCNPNNPTGKVIPRERMIDIIEAAEALRCYLVVDESFMDFCPDQTVMDLVSEYAYLIVLRSMTKFYALPGLRIGYGLFPVGLLPAVLKNKEPWTVNSLAIAAGVAALKDEDYRRETLRVVKEEKNYMEMKFKQTGIGYFESDVNYYLVKMERSVEIMQYMARKGILLRNCLNFLPLNESFLRIAVKKREDNERFFTELISYERNRCCRDT
- the cobB_2 gene encoding cobyrinic acid A,C-diamide synthase, with translation MKGIVVAGTHSGCGKTTVTLALLSVLTDRGLRVQSYKAGPDYIDPGLHRMITGRPSQNLDLWMCGRDEVMRVFERYMQDVDFAVVEGVMGMYDGDYNTALLADVLALPVLLVVDAYGMAESAGAVVRGYSEYGKASGRPGGYKATGSNSAPMIAGVLFNRVSSEGHFRRLKSSVKGIPVIGYLPADKEFGIPERHLGLTVAEENPLSDEKIRRLNRTFSETVDIDLLLSSMQEGDASVKKIQEPPVKSFFVPGKDKGRIRIAVAYDKAFCFYYDYNLDLLREEGAEIVLFSPLTDEQVPANVDLVYIGGGYPEIFSEQLSLNRAMMDSCREWSLKGGATYAECGGLIYLSRAVIDLKGIYFGMADVFPFEMEMKKKRSYLGYREVEVSEEVLFYPEGGRLRGHEFHYSEIKGGTDDVAMEQKGISCVYRVLNKQGDEIKSEGYRRSNTLASYIHIHFGSSKRLREGVREFIKKLKEVM